The Planktothrix agardhii NIES-204 genomic interval GGTGATCGTGACTCGCCCAATTTACACCGCCTCGGGGCTATTAGGAGAGGTTACGGACAGATTAATGGATACCGAGTCAGCCGATCCCAAAAAATATCGGCCGCGACTTTTAGGGGCAATTGTGAATGGGGCGGATATTTTTGTTGACTACTTTGAGGAAGACTCCCTCGAACATGACCAACCCGTTCGAGCCCAACCTCGTCCTCGACCCGCATTAAAACCCAAAGCCCCGAATAAGAAGCAGAAACGATTACCTGCTAGGGCGCGGAAGTAGAGGATCAGGTAATTGATTTAAGGTTTTAGGTTGCAAAATCAAAAATTGTGTTATAGTAGTGAATGACCTGGACTTATGCGATTGGAACGCCCAAATCTTGTCAGAACCGGAAGGTAGCAGCAATACGGGATGCTTCTGATAGGCGTAAACTCCGGGTCACTTTTTTGAGACGATATCGGGATTGAACACGAATTAAAGACTAAGTTGATTAACCGTTAGCCAGCAAGTGTTTAATTAATAATATTTTAAGAAACTGGAGTCATTATGCCGGGTTTCGGAGATCTTGTCCAAAAAGCGGTTTATTTAGGGGTAGGTTTAGCCTCCTATGCGGGTGAAAAAGCTAGTAAAACCCTGGCAGAATTACGCACAGATGCCCAAAAACTAGCCGATGAGCTAGTCAAGCGGGGGGAAATGACCACAGAAGAAGCACGTCGTTTTGTGGAAGATACGATTCAGCAAGTGCAAAAACCAGGGAATGAACCGACGCCCTCAGCAAAAAAAACAGAACCTCGTCGGATTGAGATTTCGGATGATGATGATTCTGGGGATGATGGAGTGGGTCAGTTAAAAGACAAGGTGCGGGATTTACAGGAGGAATTGCGTCGTCTCCAGAAAGATTAGGAGGTTGACCCGACAAAAAAATTCAAGGTGAAGGGTTAATTAAATTGCGCTATACTAGAATTCTGGTATAGCTGTTTTTTGCTATATTCTATAGAAATTATTCAGAAAACTGGTTATCAGTGTCATGGAAGATTGGTCAAAAAGTATTGTAGAAGCGATAGAAACAACCGTTTCTGACATGGAGAAGTTTTTTACAGACGTGACTGAAGAATTGAACGAAATATTAAACGAACTCACCAAGATATCGGAAGAAATTACCGATGAGGTACAAAATAAAATTCTTCCCGAACTTGATGAATATATCAATGATATCTTTGAACCGATTATTGATATTTATTTGGATTTGGATTTAGGTCTGAATTTAGATATTGATACCGAGGACGAACATTTTGATCCCTTTGTCACATACATTCAACCGACAGAAACCGAACATCCGGCCTGTCGAGGATGCCAACATTATCACGGACAAGTTTATGGGGGAAATTTATTGGTTTGTGGAATGCACCCGATGGGTGCTGAAGCAGAAACTTGTCCAGACTGGGAAGGGGAATAGGGATCACGGATTTAAAAGGATTTCACAGATTAAAATCTGTGTTAATCTGCGTAATCTTCTTAAATCCGTGATAGGTAATGGGGATTGATTTTTTTGGTGTTCTAATAATTTAGTTTCTGACTTGAGATCATGAGTTAATAAATTCACTATTAACTGATAACTCTTACACTGATAACTGATAACTGATGACTGATGACTGATAAATGTATTCCTCAAATTCCCTTATCTTTGCATCTGCGAGAGTATCAACAGCAAGCTGTGAATAACTGGTTTGCTAATCGAGGGCGGGGAACGTTAAAAATGGCAACTGGAAGCGGTAAAACTATTACTGCTTTAGCGATCGCTACTCAGTTATATGATCAAATAGGATTACAAGCAATTATCATTATTTGCCCCTATTGCCATTTAGTAATTCAATGGGAAAAGGAGGCTAAAAAATTTGGATTACAACCGATTTTAGCCTTTGAAAGTGTACACCATTGGCAAAAACAATTATCGGCGGAACTCTATCAATTAAGAGCCGGAAATCAGTTTTTTTTAACGGTTATTACGACTAATTCTACCTTAATTTCTGAAGGTTTGCAATCGCAAATTCGTTATTTTCCTGAAAAAACTCTGATCATTGGGGATGAAGCCCATAATTTAGGAAGTCCCAAATTAGAAGAAAGTTTACCTAGAAATATTGGCTTGAGATTAGCCCTTTCTGCTACTCCTGAACGACATTTTGATCAAAGTGGCAGCGATGCTATTTTAGATTATTTTGGGCCTGTTTTACAACCGGAATTAACTCTAGCTGAAGCGATTCGTCAAGGGGCGTTAGTGCGGTATTTATATTATCCGATTTTAGTAGAATTAACTGAAGCTGAAAGCAGAGCTTATCATAGGTTAACGACTCGAATTGGTTGGGTATTGACAAGGGATAAAGACTGGGAAAATAACGAAAATATTACCGCTTTGTTAATTCAAAGATCTCGGTTAATTGCCTCCGCCAGTAACAAGTTAGATGCCCTACGCCAGTTAATGAAAACCCGGTTACATACAACCCATACTTTATTTTATTGTGGGGATGGAAGTGTAGAAACCCTAGAGGATTATTCTCCTCGACAATTGGAAGCAACGGTTGAATTATTAGGAGCAGAATTAGGTTATCGGGTGAATACTTATACCGCCGAAACCCCTTTAATAGAGCGAGAAAAATTACGCCGACAATTTGAACAGGGAGAATTACAAGGGTTAGTTGCTATTCGGTGTTTAGATGAAGGAGTTGATATTCCAGCGATTAAAAATGCGGTAATATTAGCAAGTAGTTGTAATCCTCGACAATTTATTCAGCGACGGGGGAGAATATTAAGACCCCATCCAGGGAAAGAACGGGCGACGTTATTTGATATGATTGTATTACCACCAGATTTAGATAGAAATACCTTAGAAGTTGAACGGAATTTGTTAAGAAAAGAGTTAAAACGGTTTTTGGAATTTGCCAATTTAGCTGATAATGCTGGGGAAGCGAGATTAAAATTACTTCAGTTACAAAAACGATATGGGTTATTAGATTTATAATCTTATTTTGGATTGCAAATTCCGTTGTTGTGCTTTAGCACCCCTCCCCGGAGCTCTGAAGCGCAACAACGGGCAACAATAACAATGGCAAGAAGTTGACAAAATATTGTAATATTGAGGGTAGTGCCGACTGCCATAATAAGGGTATAATTAAAATGTTTAAATATTCTGAAAGTATTATTACCACTATTGCTAATGTTTTCTCTGAGAAAAAATCCACCTATGGGGATAATATTAATCCTAAAGAAGCTCAAGACCCGATTATCAATGCTTCCCCGGAAGTGCGAGAAATTATTGAACGGGTATTACAAGCCGAACGAGATAAACTATATATGAAAAATCCCCGTAATATTAATGATGATATTCTCAAAATTATTAAGGATGTGGTGAAATGAAATTAATTTCGATTCAACTCTGCAATTTTCGACAATTTTATGGGAAAACTCCAGAAATTCATTTAGCTTCTGGAGAAAGAAATACAACGGTTATTCATGGTAATAATGGAGCCGGAAAAACCACCTTAATGAATGCTTTTACTTGGGTTTTATATGAAAAGTTTAGTGCCGCATTTTCTATTTCTGAACATCTCGTCAATAAACGAGCTTTAAATGAAGCTGAACCCGGACAAGGAGTAGGATGTTGGATAGAATTAATCTTTGAACATGATCATAAACGATATTTAGTTAAACGAATTTGTCGAGCATATAAAAATGGGAATGATATCGAACAAACCCCTAGTCAATTATATATGCAAGTGGCTGGAGATGACGGACGCTGGGGAATGCCTCCTCATCCACCGGAGGAAATTATTAATCGAATTTTACCATTAAGTTTACATCAATATTTCTTTTTTGATGGAGAGAGAATTGAGCAAATTGTTAGAGATGAACGCAAACTAGAAATTTCTGACGCGACTAAAGAATTATTAGGAGTAGAGGTTTTAAATCGAGCTATTAAACATTTAGGGGAAGCCAAAAAATCCTTAGAAACGGATTTAGCAATTATTGGAAATCCTGAAACTAAAAAATATTTACAAGACAAGAAAAAAGCGGAACAGGAAATTGAGAGATTATCCCAAAGACAGACGGAAATTAACCAAGAATTGGAGAGTCTAAAACAGATAAAATGTACTTTGAGTGAGCGATTATTGGAGTTGGGGGGCGCGGCGGAATTACAAAGGTTGCGGGATGAATTAGATCGCAAAAGACAATCATTACGCGAACAACTCCATCAAGCTCATATTGCCATTAATCGGGCTATTTCTACAAAAGCCTATACGGTTTTAATCCCAGAATTAACGGCAGAATTTAGAAGTTTATTTTCAGGTTTACGAGAACGGGGAGAGTTAAATACCGGAATTACAAAACAGTTTGTGCAAAATTTATTAGAGCAAAAACAATGTATTTGTGGGGCTGAATTAATTCCTGGAAAAACTGAATGTGAACAGGTTCAACACTTATTAAATCGGTCTGGAACTGCGGATATTGATGAAACAGCGATTCGTTTGAGTACCCAAGTCGATGAATTAGATAAACAAGGGATTCAATTTTGGGAAGAAATTAATCGTCAACAACACAATATTCAAACGAATAGAGAAGAATTACAAAGAATTGAAAATGAACTCGATAGTATTACCAATAAACTCAGAAAATTTCCCAATGAGGATATTCAAGAATTGCAAAAACGTTTAGATGAAATTGAACTTAAAATCAGTGAACTGAATCGAGAAACGGGTTCAAATCAACAACAAATTGAAACATTTACACAGACTATTGAGAGTTTATCTCGACAAATAGATAAACAGCAAATGAATGAAACGAAACAACTGTTAGTTCAAAGAAGAATTGCGGTGACTCAGGATACAATTCTGCGTTTAAATGAAGTCAAAGACCGTTTAGACCAACAGTTTCGCTGTCAGTTAGAAAAGCGGGTTCAAAAGTTATTTAGTCAAATTTCCTTTACCCCATATTTACCTAAATTAACTGAAAAATATGAATTAAAATTAGTAGAAACTACCGCCGGAGAGGAAGCAGAAGTCGCCGCTTCCACGGGGGAAAATCAAATTTTAAGTTTATCGTTTATTGGGGGAATTATTGATGGAGTCAGAGAATGGAGTCAAAAAAATACCTTAATGGGGCTAGATAGTAGCACCTTTCCGATTGTTATGGACTCTCCCTTTGGTAGTTTAGATGAAATTTATCGCCGACAAATTGCCAATATTATTCCTCAATTAGCGAATCAATTAATTGTTTTAGTAACTAAAACCCAATGGCGGGGAGAAGTGGCGCAAGAGATGGAAAAACGCATCGGACGAGAGTATGTTTTATCCTATAATTCTCCTAAAACCGATTGTGAGGAAGACTGGATAGAATTAGCCGGAAATCGTTATCCTTTAGTCCATCAAAGTCCGAATGAATTTGAATATACGGAAATTTTAGAGGTAGAATATGATTTTTAAAGGCATAAAAAACAAGCAACAGGAGTTATGAATATGGTACAATTTCATCTTAATTTAAAGTTGCCAACCAGTTCAGAGTTACCTTGTTCTGCTGATATTCCTGTGGATAACGAAATTCAAAATTTTATTCCTAATTTTCTATTATTTTTACTGGAATTTATTTGGCAATCTCGCCAAGATTGGTTTTTTGCCGTTGATATGGGGATTTATCACACGACGGGCATTAATCCCTTAGTTCCTATTGTTCCTGACGGGTTTTTAAGTTTAGGAGTAGAACGTCAGAAAGGAGGAAATTCACGGTCAAGTTATGTAGTTTGGGAAGAAAACAATATTGTTCCCATTTTCACCTTAGAAGTTGTTTCTAAAACACCTGGAGGAGAGTATGAGGAAAAAATGGTAATTTATGCCCGTTTAGGGGTACGTTATTATATTATTTATAATCCCGATTATTGGCAACGAGACAGACATCAACCCTTAGAGATTTATTATCTAGTTAACGGACAATATCACCTCCAAATCGGTGAACCCTTTTGGATGGCGGAAATTGGCTTAGGAATTGGAAGAACTACTGTTAATATTGGCGGAATAAAACGAGAAATTTTATCTTGGTATGACCGCCAAAATGTTCGATATTTAACTCCAGAAGAATTGTTACAACAAACTCAACAAACCTTAGCAGAGTATCGACAACGTTTTGGTGAATTATCTTAAGAGATATAACAGTCACACAAACAGCATGATTGAAAAAGACTGATACTCAAACATAAACTTGTGTCTCTCTTTTACTCCCTATTCCTTATTCTCCTGGGGATTGTTTTGCCAGATATACTTATTATATAAGATAATTTTATTGTTTTCTATAGGATAAATTGTGCTGATTTTTTACGAGATATCCCTTTGACGTCAAAACGTTTACAAAATTTTATACTCAAGCTTTCATCCTAGGGTTACGCTTAAAAATCCGCAGTTGCAATGAGAGAGAAATGGACTATTTGACAGAATGGACAGAAAGTGGCGTAGATGAAGAACTCACTCAACTGAATGTGATTCCTTTAGAGGGGTATCGTCCGTTAGATTATCTTCTCTATTCTGATACTATTCCTAGATTAAATACAGGTCGGATATCTCAGCCTATGCTCAACCGTTATCAGCATCTTTATGATGGGGGTTGGTGGTGTTCTGGGATGGATATTTTGACTGGAAATCCTGATTTATGGGGATGTTTTAAGCCCATCAAACCCCGTTTAACTTCAGACCAAAGCAAATTAATTAAATATGAACATCCCCCTAACACACCTATGGGAATTTTTGCACTAAGAATTTCTCGAACCATTTGGGAGCAAATTGCTCAAAAATATGGGGTTAAAATCAATTCTTCTGACCTCCGACCCCATCAACCAGACTTAGGTTTTTGGCACTGGGTGATTACTCATCCTGAACTGCCTTTATGTATTACTGAAGGGGCGAAAAAAGCCGGAGCATTACTAACAGCAGGATATATTGCGATTGCACTTCCAGGGATTCATAGCGGGTATCGAGTTCCTCGAGATCAATATGGAAATAGAATTGCTAAACCTGTTTTGATTCAGCAGTTACAGCAGTTCGCAACTCAAAATCGTAAAATTTATATGGTATTTGATGAAGATACTAAACCTAAAACAATTAAAGCCGTTAATTCAGCTATTCAGCAAACGGGATATTTATTCATAAAAGCAGAATGTTCTGTATATATAGTTACCTGGAATCCAAAGTTAGGTAAAGGGGTTGATGATTTAATTATAGCACAAAGTCAAACTATATTTGATCAGGCTTATCAAAATGCAATACCTTTAGAAACTTGGAAGGCTTTTTCATTTAATCGGTTAACTTATCCGGCAGATATTGACCTAAATAGTCGTTACTTATCCTCAATAAAAATACCTGAATCTGCTAAATTAATCGCGATTAAATCCCCTAAAGGAACCGGAAAAACTAAAATTTTAGAAAACATAGTTGAAGAAGCAATTAAAAATGGTAAGTGGGTATTAGTTATCGGTCATCGAGTTCGACTGATTGAAGCCCTTTGTCAACGGTTCGGATTACAATACATGAAATCGGCCGTTGATACCCCTAATTCGGCGTTAGGATATGGATTATGTATTGATTCTCTGCATCCTAATTCTGGGGTTAAATTTGAAGCAAAAGACTGGTCAAATGGGTTAGTTATTTTAGACGAAGTTGAACAAGTATTGTGGCATGGATTAAACTCAGAAACCTGTCAAAATCATAGGGTTTCTATTCTTAAATCATTTAAAACCCTGATGCAAAATGTTTTAGGGGGAAAGGGTCAAGTGGTAATTTCCGATGCGGATTTAAGCGATATTTCTATTGATTATTTGACTAGCCTATCGGGTATACATCTGCAACCTTTTATTATTCAAAATGAATGGCAACCCTCAAATAATGAAGCCTGGAAAATTCATAATTATTTAGGAAATACCCCCGACCAACTCGTGAAAGACCTAGAACAACATATTGCCGAAGGGGGGAAACCTTTTGTATGTTTGTCAGCCCAAAAATTAGCCAGTAAATGGGGGACTCGCACCCTAGAAACCTATTTACAAACCCAATTTCCCGATCGCTCTATTCTAAGAATAGATTCCGAATCCTTAGCCGATCCCAATCATCAGGCTTATGGTGCAATTTCTAACTTGAATCATCTGCTAAAACAGTATGATATTGTATTAGCGTCGCCCTCAATTGAAACGGGAGTTAGTATTGAGATTAATAACCATTTTACCTCGGTTTGGGGAATATTTCAAGGGATTCAAGCGGAAAATTCTGTTCGTCAAGCCCTGGGACGAATTCGAGAGAATATTCCGCGATTTATTTGGATGGCAAACCGAGGATTTAATCAGGTAGGAAATGGGGCAACCTCCATGAGTTCTTTACTTAGTAGTGGACAAAAATTAACCCGCCTAAATATTCGTCTATTACAACAATCTGATTTTGAAGAATTAGATGATTTAGAAATAGGATTTCAAGCGGAATCCTTAATGGGTTGGGCAAAAATGGCAGTCCGATTTAATGCGGCAATGGCGCGTTATCGAGAGACGATTTTAACCGCGTTAATGGCAGAGGGTCATCAAATTATTGAGATACCACAAGCCAAAAAAATACCCAAAAATTCGATTAAATCCACTCAAAAATTTAAACCCGAATGTTCAGAACGTCCTAGTCTCAACGAACTAATTCTAGCAGTCAAAGATCAGAATTATCAAGCAGAATCCGTGGCGGTAATTAACGCCCCAGATCTGAGCGATAGTCAATATTACTATCTCCAACAACAATTAGTTAAAATCCCCGAAGAACGTCGGGCTATCCGTAAACATGAGTTAAAATTACGCTATGGTATTGCTGTTACTTCCGATGTGATTAATAAAGATGATCAAGGATGGTATGAACAACTCAGAATCCATTATTTCTTAACCGTTGGTCGTCCCTATTTAATCGGTCGAGATGCCCTGATTGCTAGACGGTTAATGGAACAGGGACAGGGAAATATTTTTGCTCCTGATTTTAACCGTTCCCAGTTAGGAGCTATCATTGGAATTATGGAATTATTGGGGATTCCTGCTTTACTCAAAAATCCAAAACGAGATTTAAAAAATACCGATGCTGACTTACAAACTATTGCCGAAATAGCCCTAAAAGATCGCAATGCCATCAAGACTATTATTGGTATTGGGCTGGCTAAAAATTCAAGTCCGATTACTATTTTACGGCGGTTTTTAGATAAAATTGGTTATCGTTTAACCTGTGTACGATCCCAAAGTGAAGGTAAAAAACGAATCCGAGTTTATCACCTGGTTGACCCCCAAGATAACCGAGAAGAAATTCTACAACATTGGTTAAAATTAGAGGGTCAATATCCGGGTCAATTAGACAGGATTTTACCTGAAAATACTCCTACTCCTGACCCTTTCCGATTTACTCCTAACTATATCCAACTCTCTTTATTTATGCCAGGTAATAGTTAACAACGGAGGAAAAGACTTCACCGCAAGCGATTTGCTGCATCAGTAGTCTTTCCCTCCCTGTTCCCTTTTACTAAAACCTCAATCCTCAATTGATCGAGTGATTAAAACACCCGATTGAGGTTGAATCATTAGACATTTACGACAAAAGCGGTTTGTGGCTTTTGGGTATTGAACTTTTATTCAACTCCCCCTATCTTAGCTAATGTTGATTTAATCGTCAAGTCCCAGAGGGAAAAAATTTTTTGATCCCAATTTCCCCATCTCTACCCCCTTCCGACCCGTAGGCAGTAGACTGGTAGTAGAGGGTTGAAATTTTATTCAAATCAGCGTACTATCGGAATCGGGAGGAATGTACTATGGAACAAACCTTTGGAAAGCTAATTCGTCAGGCGCGGAAAGAGAAGTTCTACTCACAGCGTCAGTTAGCGGCATTGCTGGAAGTGGATTTCACCTATTTATCTAAGCTAGAGAATGATCGCGCCGATTACTCTCCTAAAGAAGATGTAATTAGGGGTTTAGCGAGAAATCTGGGTTTGGATGAGGAGGAATTGATCTTTTTGGCGGGGCGAATACCTCAGCATTATGAGAAATTTCTCAAAGAAAATAATAAGAGTATGACGGCTCTATTCCGCCGGATGCAAGAAAATCCGAACTTTGCCCAGCAAATTTTTGAGGCTGCGCGGGAGGTAGAATAAGTGAGTATCCTGAAACCCTATCGCTTTTATCGTCGAGAGTCGATTGAGCGTCGGGCAAATGAGATTTTGCGACGGATGCAAGCCACACCTAATTTTGCCCCTGAGTGGCCGTTTGAGGCTTCTTTGGTGGCAGACTTTCTGGATTTAGGGGTGGTTTGGGATTGCATTGTGCCCGATGAACAGGGGGCGATCGCGGCTCGAATTTTGCCCACGGAAAGACTAATTGAAATTAACGAAGAAATTCAAGAAAAACCCAAGGGCTTTATTGAGTCTACCATTGCTCATGAAATCGGTCATTGGGTATTACATATTGATCATGATCAATTAGAGTCTGGAGCGTCAGAAACTTCTGAAAATCTATTAGATGAACCCTTTGTTTGTCGAGCTACAATTGAAGATGCTCGTTTAGCATCTATTGAATGGCAAGCTCAATATTTTGCCAGTTGTTTGTTAATGCCACGCCCAATTTTAGAAGCCAAACGAGTCGGTCGAGATTTAACCAATTGGCAACACCTTTATACCATCAAAGATGAGTTGGGGGTGAGTATTTCTAATTTAACTAATCGTTTACAGGAATTAGGTTGGATTTCTATTCCTAAAGGTGAACGCACGATTTACCCGGGAAAAGCTGCCTAAAACCTTGTTTCAAGGTAGGGCTTTAAAATTCTTTTACAGAGGCTTTTCCCCTTTTATTCCTAAACCGAGGATATTGCAAACTGTTTGATAATCGTAGTAATTTTAATAGTTTTTAGGTGCAATTAACTTGAATTATAAAGGAGCAAGATCGGCAATTTTAGCTAATTATTGACAGTTATTAAATCCCAATACGACTTATAAACAAGGAATTATTGAAAGTTGGGAACACTATGACGGTGACGGAGGCAAAATCATTTTTTATGTAAAAGAATTTGATAGACTGCTAGAATGGGTTGGTGATGGAACAGGAGAAAAAGGATATTGTTGGTCAGAGAACTAAGGTGATAATTATGTTAGAATTTCTACGAACCATAATTCAAAGTATTCAACCCTTTTTAGTCCCAACTTGCTTTGTTTTGGCTTGGGGATTATTTATATTGATAACTTGGAGTATTGTCGCCGCCTTGCGGGATACGGTGAAACAAGCCAAACAAATGCACCAAATCCCCTGTGCAGATTGTATCTTCTTTACTGGAGACTATCACCTCAAATGTCCGGTACAACCAACCATTGCCCTATCTGAAGCTGCCATTAATTGTCCAGACTATAGAAGTTGTCACCCTAATTCTTCCCTCTAATCACCCATACCCCAATTAGGAATGGAAAACCAATAAAGTGACTAATTGAGCAATAGTTTACGATAGATCAAGGTTTCCAGGGTTTAATTGTGCAAGTTATTTATTTTTGATTCCTTAACGTATAATCAAAAACTTAATGGTTAATCCTTGAGATTCAGACTATGAATATCCTCCAACTCGATGCTAATAATTTTAATCAGGATTTAACTATTAGCATCAAGGAAGATGAGAAAAATGTCAAAATTGACTATAAGCAGGGAACAGGCTGCGTCGTGAGCTTGTCGAACGAGAACAGGGAACGCCGGATCTGGGGGGAAAATACTTCACCGTCTGGGTTCTAAGATCCATCTGGTGTCCTAACTGCCTTGGCGGTTGCTATATTCCCTCTTTTTTGCCCTGTGCTATACAGCTTACTGATCGGTGTTGTTAACTCACCCATGAAGACGACTGATATAGCAGTCGCCAGACCTATTAGGACATTCTTGAAAGCTAAAAGCTTCTCACAGTAAGTATTTACAAGAGTGTCCATTGCCTATTCCCTATTGCCTCTTGCTATAACCACCTGAGCCGCAGTTTCACCCGTCCGCACCGCCCCATCAAAAAAACCAGGCCAGCGCTCGGCGATCTCCGATCCAGCCCAATGAATCCGTCCAACCGGGGTAGCAATAGCATCCCCGAAATTTGTCCAGACACCCGGTGGCATAAAAGCGGCATATCCTCCCCCGACCCAGGGATTGGCTGGCCAATCCACAATATCAAAGGTGCTAGGGGATAGGGCCTGATCCCCCAAATAAGCCGCCAGATCGGATAAAATTGCCGAACGGCGTTCTGACTCATTTAAAACCTGCCAACGATGATAGCGATCGCCCATCACAAAAGTAGCAATAACTCCTTTCCCACTGCGAGGATCGGAGCTATCGGCAAATAGTTCAATCCACTGGCTGTTACCCATCCCCACACCCGCCAGTCCTTTTTCCCGCCAAAAGGGAGACTCGTAGGAAATCAAAATTTTAGCCAGGGTTCCCATGGGAAACCTTTGGGTAAGCTGTTGACGGGTTGCAGGTAAAGGCGGATCATAGCTAATCCGACCACTGAGATGGGGTGGCATGGCGACAATCACAAACTTGGCTTTATAGCTGTTTTGCCCGGTTGTAACTTCCACACCTGCTTGATCCTGGCTAATCTTGACCACGGGTTCATTGATCTGAATTTTATTCCCCAATTCCGTCGCTATTATCCCAGGAATCTGTCCCGCCCCACCGTGGATCAATTCCGCTTCTGGATGCTCCGATTGCGAGGCACAACGATGACCCCAAAGGACGTGCAGCAGTGAGACTTCACCCGGTTCCGCCGGCCCTAGGAACCCAACGGCACGAACCATGTAGGAAAAGTACCAATGACCAAAATCGGTTTTGGTATTTTCACCGATCCACTGGGCAAAGGTTTGAGCATCAAGCCGTTTATGCTCAGGATTTCGACCGGGGTATCCCGAGGGTAGGGACTGGGAAAGTTCCTCAAAACGATGCCAAGCCTGCATTGCATCGTCCCATTCTTCCTGACTAATCTCAGGACGTTCTCCTTCGGGAAATCCTTGAAAGAAGCCCTTAAATTCTGACCGATTCCCATTATATAAAAAGACTGTTTTTCCTTCTAATGGTGAAGGAAAGCGTGAGATTTTATACTCATCCAACAGAGCCAGAAACCGATCTTGGGTCGGCCCAACCCATTGACCTCCAAAATCAATA includes:
- a CDS encoding putative flavin-containing monoamine oxidase, with product MLETEITYYDCIIVGSGLSGLIAARNLQRAGHQILVLEAQDRIGGRMYGQQIAPNQYIDFGGQWVGPTQDRFLALLDEYKISRFPSPLEGKTVFLYNGNRSEFKGFFQGFPEGERPEISQEEWDDAMQAWHRFEELSQSLPSGYPGRNPEHKRLDAQTFAQWIGENTKTDFGHWYFSYMVRAVGFLGPAEPGEVSLLHVLWGHRCASQSEHPEAELIHGGAGQIPGIIATELGNKIQINEPVVKISQDQAGVEVTTGQNSYKAKFVIVAMPPHLSGRISYDPPLPATRQQLTQRFPMGTLAKILISYESPFWREKGLAGVGMGNSQWIELFADSSDPRSGKGVIATFVMGDRYHRWQVLNESERRSAILSDLAAYLGDQALSPSTFDIVDWPANPWVGGGYAAFMPPGVWTNFGDAIATPVGRIHWAGSEIAERWPGFFDGAVRTGETAAQVVIARGNRE
- a CDS encoding putative XRE family transcriptional regulator encodes the protein MEQTFGKLIRQARKEKFYSQRQLAALLEVDFTYLSKLENDRADYSPKEDVIRGLARNLGLDEEELIFLAGRIPQHYEKFLKENNKSMTALFRRMQENPNFAQQIFEAAREVE